One Anas platyrhynchos isolate ZD024472 breed Pekin duck chromosome 2, IASCAAS_PekinDuck_T2T, whole genome shotgun sequence DNA segment encodes these proteins:
- the ALDH5A1 gene encoding succinate-semialdehyde dehydrogenase, mitochondrial — protein MASLLPRRAASFASRRLLLLRPPVAPVPVPVRSGSGALPGGLVRRGGLVGGRWLEAPAAFAVRDPASGQELGPVADCGAAEAREAVRAAYGAGAAWGRLAAKERSGLLRRWYELMVERKDELAAIITAENGKPLKEAQGEILYSASFLEWFAEEARRVYGDVIPASAKDRRILVLKQPVGVAAIITPWNFPSAMITRKVGAALAAGCTVVVKPAEDTPLSALALGELANQAGIPAGVYNVVPCSRQQAAAVGEVLCTDPLVAKISFTGSTETGKILLKHAAGTVKRVSMELGGHAPFIVFDSADVDRAVAGALASKFRNSGQTCVCTNRFLVQKGIHDKFVEKFAKAIRSELRVGNGFDANTTQGPLINEKAVEKVEKHINDAVSQGASIVTGGKRHSLGKNFFEPTLLSNVTTKMLCTQEETFGPLAPVIKFETEEEAIAIANAANVGLAGYFYSQDPAQIWRVAEQLEVGMVGVNEGIVSSVESPFGGVKQSGLGREGSKYGIDEYLEIKYVCFGGL, from the exons ATGGCGAGCCTCCTGCCCCGCCGAGCCGCCTCCTTCGCCTCTCGCCGCCTCCTCCTGCTGCGGCCCCCGGTggccccggtcccggtcccggtgcgGAGCGGCAGCGGGGCGCTGCCCGGCGGGCTGGTGCGGCGGGGCGGGCTGGTGGGCGGCCGCTGGCTGGAGGCACCCGCGGCCTTCGCCGTGCGGGACCCGGCCAgcgggcaggagctgggcccCGTGGCCGACTGCGGCGCGGCCGAGGCGAGGGAAGCCGTGAGGGCGGCGtacggggccggggccgcctgGGGCCGCCTGGCCGCCAAG GAGAGGAGCGGCCTCCTCCGCAGGTGGTACGAGCTGATGGTGGAGAGGAAGGACGAGCTGGCCGCCATCATAACCGCGGAGAAC GGAAAACCTCTGAAAGAAGCACAGGGGGAAATCCTATATTCTGCCTCATTTCTGGAATGGTTTGCGGAAGAAGCGCGCCGAGTTTATGGTGATGTCATTCCAGCATCtgcaaaagacagaagaatCCTGGTGCTGAAACAGCCAGTGGGAGTTGCAGCTATTATAACCCCA TGGAACTTCCCCAGTGCTATGATTACCCGGAAGGTTggtgcagctctggcagctggaTGTACAGTAGTAGTGAAACCCGCAGAGGATACACCTTTATCAGCATTAGCTCTTGGAGAG CTTGCAAACCAGGCTGGAATTCCTGCAGGAGTGTATAACGTTGTTCCTTGTTCCAGACAACAGGCAGCAGCTGTAGGGGAAGTCTTGTGCACTGATCCATTGGTAGCCAAAATATCTTTTACTGGCTCCACTGAAACAGGAAAG ATACTGCTGAAGCATGCAGCTGGCACCGTGAAACGAGTTTCCATGGAGCTTGGAGGGCATGCTCCTTTTATAGTGTTTGACAGTGCTGATGTGGACCGTGCTGTGGCAGGAGCCCTTGCTTCTAAGTTTAGAAACTCAGGACAG acatGTGTTTGTACAAACCGTTTCCTGGTGCAAAAGGGAATCCATGACAAATTTGTGGAAAAGTTTGCTAAAGCCATAAGGAGCGAGCTACGTGTTGGAAATGGATTTGATGCAAATACTACCCAAGGGCCACTAATTAATGAAAAAGCAGTAGAAAAG GTTGAGAAACATATTAATGATGCAGTATCTCAAGGAGCATCAATTGTGACTGGAGGGAAACGACACAGCTTGGGGAAGAATTTCTTTGAGCCAACATTACTGAGTAATGTTACAACAAAAATGCTTTGCACACAAGAGGAGACATTTGGCCCTTTAGCACCGGTTATCAA ATTTGAGACTGAAGAAGAAGCTATTGCCATAGCAAATGCAGCCAATGTGGGTTTAGCAG GATATTTCTACTCCCAAGATCCAGCTCAGATCTGGAGAGTTGCTGAGCAGCTGGAAGTTGGAATGGTTGGTGTAAATGAAGGCATAGTCTCCTCAGTGGAGAGTCCGTTTGGTGGAGTAAAGCAGTCTGGCTTAGGACGAGAAGGTTCGAAGTATGGCATTGATGAAtacttagaaataaaatatgtctGCTTCGGAGGCTTATAA